One segment of Yersinia kristensenii DNA contains the following:
- a CDS encoding DUF3313 domain-containing protein translates to MAILNSYKIAALFAVGILMAGCASKVTTSAQYSGFLGDYSKLQESESASGQKVLRWVSPDFNVDKYTGIYYTPLVYYPRSSPTQRVSQKTLDEILAYANKRLKQAVSQQLPLVNSPKKHNILIVRGAITAVSAEDKDIQVYEMIPIAAVIAGTMAATGNRTQHTALYLELQVIDSNTGKPVIVVVRKAYGKDVSNSGVPISAEQVKSTIDGLVYDIVNFKLKSQPTQ, encoded by the coding sequence ATGGCCATTCTGAACAGTTATAAGATAGCGGCGCTGTTTGCCGTCGGGATATTAATGGCAGGATGCGCCTCAAAGGTCACAACCAGTGCGCAGTACTCTGGTTTTCTTGGTGATTACAGTAAGTTACAAGAATCTGAATCCGCAAGTGGCCAGAAAGTATTGCGTTGGGTTTCACCCGATTTCAATGTTGATAAATACACTGGCATTTATTATACGCCGTTGGTCTATTATCCAAGATCAAGCCCAACTCAACGAGTAAGTCAGAAAACATTAGATGAAATATTAGCTTACGCGAATAAAAGGCTTAAACAGGCCGTTAGCCAACAATTACCGCTAGTCAATTCACCGAAAAAACACAATATTTTGATTGTACGAGGTGCAATTACCGCAGTTTCTGCGGAAGATAAAGATATTCAAGTCTATGAGATGATTCCAATAGCCGCTGTTATTGCCGGAACTATGGCGGCGACCGGTAACCGCACCCAACATACTGCGCTTTATTTGGAATTACAGGTTATTGATTCTAATACCGGCAAACCCGTTATTGTCGTCGTACGCAAAGCTTATGGTAAGGATGTCAGTAACAGCGGCGTACCGATTTCTGCAGAACAAGTCAAAAGTACAATAGATGGTTTGGTTTACGATATTGTTAACTTCAAATTAAAAAGCCAACCCACTCAGTAA
- a CDS encoding helix-turn-helix domain-containing protein, with translation MPNSALSPLMPAFEHHQTHLSLTSPQIQLSCGKWLPPNAEWMPEPLWQGIKLILVLRGSLQCRLENQENITISSPTLCVIANHEENISHQRFTPDTSMHYASVRLDAEMLDSLEISDLPLLQRATQHGPQLLCQPASKPMQALVQQMITNPLQGKFRDLYLAGKALELSAFALEQLQGQHTPTNPPRLNQADIERIHQARELLAADLANAPTLYQLARQVGLNVRKLNHGFKMLLGCTVAACLQELRLQQGYRLLVSGDCPIANVAWSVGYTPAHFSTAFRKRFGLSPHTLRQ, from the coding sequence ATGCCAAATTCTGCTTTATCCCCGCTAATGCCCGCATTTGAGCACCATCAGACTCATCTTTCTCTTACCTCGCCACAAATACAGCTATCTTGTGGCAAATGGCTGCCGCCCAATGCTGAGTGGATGCCAGAACCCTTGTGGCAAGGTATTAAGCTGATTCTGGTGCTGCGCGGCTCATTGCAATGCCGCCTGGAAAATCAGGAAAACATCACCATCAGCAGCCCAACACTCTGTGTGATTGCCAATCATGAAGAAAATATCAGCCACCAGCGTTTTACCCCCGACACTTCAATGCATTATGCCAGTGTGCGTTTAGATGCCGAGATGCTCGACTCCCTCGAAATATCTGACCTGCCGCTATTGCAGCGGGCAACTCAGCACGGGCCACAGTTATTGTGCCAGCCCGCCAGTAAACCGATGCAGGCGCTGGTGCAACAAATGATAACCAACCCACTGCAAGGGAAATTCCGCGATTTGTATCTGGCAGGTAAAGCATTGGAACTCAGCGCTTTTGCACTGGAGCAGCTACAGGGACAGCACACGCCCACTAACCCACCGCGCCTTAATCAGGCGGATATTGAGCGCATCCATCAGGCCCGCGAATTACTGGCCGCCGACCTGGCTAATGCCCCAACACTCTATCAATTGGCCCGTCAAGTGGGGTTAAACGTGCGCAAGTTGAATCATGGTTTTAAAATGTTACTGGGCTGCACCGTCGCCGCCTGCTTACAAGAGCTGCGCTTGCAACAAGGCTACCGTCTGCTGGTCAGCGGCGACTGCCCAATAGCTAATGTGGCCTGGTCGGTAGGCTATACCCCAGCTCACTTCTCAACCGCATTTCGTAAACGTTTTGGTTTGTCGCCTCACACACTGCGCCAATAA
- the hypD gene encoding hydrogenase formation protein HypD, whose product MRYVDEFRDPALVSALLQRIEHLLPQIPDQQRLPLQIMEVCGGHTHAIFKFGLDQLLPEGLEFVHGPGCPVCVLPMGRIDSCLEIAAHPQVIFCTYGDAMRVPGRNGSMLDAKRRGADIRVVYSPLDALTLAQQHPDREVVFFGLGFETTMPATALTLQQAKRLGLTNFTVFCQHITIIPTLRSLLQQPDVRIDGFLAPGHVSMVIGTTPYGFICSQFNKPLVVTGFEPLDILQGLVMLLEQRVSGRCAVENQYRRIVPDNGNLLAQQALAEVFVTKERSEWRGLGEIADSGVQLSPTYQDFDAERRFTPQQQRVADDPRSRCGDVLTGRCKPDQCPLFGGECTPDNAFGALMVSSEGACSAYHQYR is encoded by the coding sequence ATGCGCTACGTTGATGAATTCCGCGATCCGGCGCTGGTCAGTGCATTATTGCAACGGATCGAACACTTATTGCCGCAAATCCCGGATCAACAGCGCTTGCCGTTGCAAATTATGGAAGTGTGCGGTGGTCACACGCACGCGATCTTCAAATTTGGTCTGGATCAACTGCTGCCGGAGGGGCTGGAGTTTGTCCATGGGCCGGGTTGCCCGGTGTGTGTGTTGCCGATGGGCCGCATCGACAGTTGTTTGGAAATTGCCGCTCACCCACAGGTGATTTTCTGCACTTACGGCGACGCCATGCGGGTGCCGGGGCGCAATGGCTCGATGCTGGATGCCAAGCGGCGCGGGGCCGATATCCGCGTGGTTTACTCGCCACTGGATGCCCTGACTCTCGCGCAGCAGCATCCGGATCGCGAAGTGGTGTTTTTCGGCCTCGGTTTTGAAACCACCATGCCCGCCACTGCCCTAACGTTGCAACAAGCCAAACGGCTGGGCCTAACCAATTTCACGGTGTTCTGCCAGCACATCACCATCATTCCTACCTTGCGCAGCCTGCTACAACAGCCGGATGTGCGCATTGACGGTTTCCTCGCGCCCGGCCATGTCAGCATGGTGATTGGCACCACGCCGTACGGTTTTATTTGCAGCCAATTCAATAAGCCGCTGGTGGTCACCGGCTTTGAACCGCTGGATATTTTACAAGGGTTGGTGATGCTGCTGGAGCAGAGGGTCAGTGGGCGTTGTGCGGTGGAAAATCAATATCGGCGCATTGTACCCGACAACGGCAACCTGCTAGCGCAACAAGCGCTGGCCGAGGTATTTGTAACCAAAGAGCGCAGTGAGTGGCGCGGGTTGGGTGAAATAGCCGATTCCGGTGTGCAACTTAGCCCGACTTATCAGGATTTTGATGCTGAGCGGCGTTTTACTCCACAACAGCAGCGGGTGGCTGATGACCCGCGATCCCGTTGCGGCGATGTACTGACCGGGCGTTGCAAACCGGATCAATGCCCGCTGTTTGGTGGCGAATGCACGCCAGATAATGCATTTGGGGCGCTGATGGTTTCCTCCGAAGGGGCTTGCTCTGCCTATCATCAATACCGATAG
- the hybG gene encoding hydrogenase maturation factor HybG, which produces MCLGVPGKIVAVGEDIHQLAWVEVSGVKREINIALVCDTSPADLLGQWVLVHVGFAMSLLDEEEAQQTLAALAHMQAVGLDLDDVANGANDALR; this is translated from the coding sequence ATGTGCTTAGGCGTACCCGGCAAAATAGTGGCGGTGGGAGAAGATATCCACCAACTGGCATGGGTAGAAGTGAGCGGCGTAAAACGCGAAATCAATATCGCGTTGGTGTGCGACACATCACCGGCTGACTTGCTCGGCCAATGGGTGTTGGTGCATGTCGGGTTTGCCATGAGCTTACTGGATGAAGAAGAAGCCCAGCAGACACTGGCGGCCTTAGCGCATATGCAGGCGGTGGGGCTGGATTTAGATGATGTCGCTAACGGGGCCAATGATGCGCTACGTTGA
- the thiM gene encoding hydroxyethylthiazole kinase: MNTIHTDTSISPTLFPDARATASWHQFRATPPLVHCLTNEVVQSFTANVLLALGAFPAMVVEPEETAQFSAMANSLLINIGTLHRARAESMLSAVIAANQAGTPWVLDPVAVGGLAYRTDFARHLLTLKPAAIRGNASEIMALSGMATMGRGVDSVDTSLAALPAARQLARQAQTVVAVTGEVDYVTDGQRDFAVAGGDKLMTRVVGTGCALSAVVAAFCALDGDRLHHVATACRIMSQVGGQVSQRVAGPGSFIPAFLDGLYQLETLVS; encoded by the coding sequence ATGAATACCATCCACACTGACACCTCTATTTCACCCACTCTTTTCCCAGATGCACGGGCTACCGCCAGTTGGCATCAATTCCGTGCCACGCCGCCATTGGTGCATTGTCTGACCAATGAAGTGGTGCAGTCATTTACCGCTAATGTGTTGCTCGCTCTGGGGGCTTTCCCCGCCATGGTGGTAGAGCCGGAAGAAACCGCGCAATTCAGTGCTATGGCGAACAGTTTGCTTATTAATATTGGAACGCTGCATCGGGCGCGAGCAGAGTCCATGTTGAGCGCGGTAATCGCGGCTAATCAAGCGGGAACACCCTGGGTGCTGGACCCCGTTGCGGTGGGCGGGCTGGCATATCGTACTGATTTCGCCCGCCATTTACTCACACTAAAACCTGCGGCTATACGTGGAAACGCCTCGGAGATCATGGCATTGAGTGGTATGGCGACCATGGGGCGCGGAGTGGATAGTGTGGATACGTCGCTGGCAGCTTTACCTGCTGCTCGCCAATTGGCCCGACAGGCCCAGACGGTGGTTGCCGTAACCGGTGAGGTAGATTATGTCACTGATGGTCAACGCGATTTTGCCGTGGCTGGCGGTGATAAGCTGATGACCCGGGTGGTGGGCACTGGTTGTGCGCTGTCTGCGGTGGTGGCGGCATTTTGTGCGCTAGACGGGGATCGTTTGCACCATGTTGCTACCGCTTGCCGAATTATGTCGCAAGTCGGCGGGCAGGTATCTCAACGCGTCGCTGGGCCGGGGAGTTTTATTCCCGCATTTCTTGATGGCCTTTATCAATTGGAGACTCTGGTGTCTTAA
- a CDS encoding ABC transporter ATP-binding protein: MTELWKLLHRTHESPRPLILALVLRVVEQLLNILPWVAVFATLWLMQQSQLTPTYIAALLVGLLVILLLRFTIAQFGQRRNYLASYRLTTALTRTLTRHLRQQPLGELSRHRLGELTTLMTRDLHQFEFVLSHVVSEVVAIITIPCLALLSLYFIDWRLALCLTLPLPVIWLLQQHFHRWLMQRAQHDTAIRTESSAQVLEYLAALPTLKLFNRCDVLRLPLKQQLRQQRDSGLGVEAAAGVIVQLSCFLLECGMMLLLLFSALWLQPQALASTQWLFFIIATAAIIQPLLGLSTFAMLLKIMSASAAKLNQLLDKPLQPAQGSAPQNMDIVFDNVTFSYGAEPLLQNISFSVPAGQTTAIVGASGVGKSTLLALAANFYPPQQGEVRLGGLTLDEIGTDNLYDRLAFVMQDVQLFDGTLGDNLRLAAPQASEHQLDAICQQAGLQDLLARLPEGLNTRVGENAGWLSGGERQRLSLARALLKNAPLLLLDEATAAIDRVNERQLLQTLRQHYRHKTVLAVAHRLDTLMDADNIVVIEQGRVSQQGNHTQLLATCPHYQQLWHSAVRQ; the protein is encoded by the coding sequence ATGACGGAACTGTGGAAACTGTTACATCGCACCCACGAATCCCCGCGCCCATTAATATTAGCGCTGGTACTGCGGGTGGTTGAGCAACTCTTGAATATTCTGCCGTGGGTGGCAGTGTTTGCTACCTTGTGGCTAATGCAGCAGTCACAACTGACGCCAACTTATATCGCCGCGCTGCTGGTGGGGTTGCTGGTGATATTGTTGCTGCGCTTTACTATCGCGCAGTTCGGCCAGCGGCGTAATTACCTCGCCAGTTACCGCCTGACCACCGCCCTAACCCGTACGTTGACTCGCCATTTACGTCAACAGCCGTTGGGGGAACTCAGCCGCCATCGGCTGGGGGAACTGACCACATTGATGACGCGCGACCTGCATCAGTTTGAATTTGTGCTCTCCCACGTGGTTTCCGAGGTGGTGGCGATTATCACCATCCCGTGTTTGGCGCTGTTAAGCCTCTATTTTATCGATTGGCGGCTGGCATTGTGTCTGACCTTGCCACTGCCCGTTATCTGGCTGCTACAACAGCATTTTCACCGCTGGCTAATGCAGCGCGCCCAGCACGACACTGCAATTCGCACCGAAAGCAGCGCCCAAGTGCTGGAGTATTTAGCCGCCTTACCGACCCTAAAACTGTTTAATCGCTGTGATGTTTTGCGCCTGCCGCTGAAGCAGCAATTGCGCCAACAGCGCGACAGCGGGCTGGGGGTAGAAGCGGCGGCTGGGGTGATTGTGCAACTCAGCTGCTTTTTACTGGAATGTGGCATGATGTTGTTGCTGTTATTTAGTGCGCTCTGGTTGCAGCCGCAAGCATTGGCGAGCACTCAATGGCTGTTCTTTATCATTGCTACCGCCGCGATTATTCAGCCGCTACTGGGGTTGAGCACTTTTGCTATGTTATTGAAAATCATGAGTGCCTCCGCCGCTAAACTCAATCAGCTACTGGACAAACCGCTGCAACCGGCACAGGGCAGTGCACCGCAGAACATGGACATCGTATTTGATAATGTGACCTTCAGTTATGGGGCAGAGCCGCTGCTGCAAAACATCAGCTTCAGCGTACCGGCAGGCCAGACGACCGCGATTGTCGGCGCATCCGGTGTAGGGAAAAGTACCTTACTGGCACTGGCGGCCAACTTCTATCCCCCGCAACAAGGCGAAGTGCGGTTGGGCGGGTTAACTTTGGATGAAATAGGCACGGATAATCTGTATGACCGGCTGGCTTTTGTCATGCAGGATGTGCAATTGTTCGATGGCACGCTCGGCGATAATCTGCGGCTAGCGGCACCGCAGGCCAGTGAGCACCAGTTGGACGCTATTTGCCAACAGGCCGGATTACAGGACTTGCTGGCGCGATTACCGGAAGGGTTAAACACTCGGGTTGGGGAAAATGCCGGTTGGCTGTCTGGCGGTGAACGTCAGCGCTTGAGTCTGGCGCGGGCGCTATTGAAAAATGCTCCGCTGCTATTGCTGGATGAAGCCACCGCCGCCATTGATCGCGTCAATGAGCGGCAGCTCCTACAGACACTTCGCCAGCACTATCGCCATAAAACAGTGTTAGCAGTGGCCCACCGGCTGGATACTCTGATGGACGCCGATAACATTGTGGTGATTGAGCAGGGCCGCGTCAGTCAGCAAGGCAACCATACGCAATTACTCGCGACTTGCCCGCATTATCAACAACTTTGGCACAGCGCAGTGCGCCAATAG
- the hypE gene encoding hydrogenase expression/formation protein HypE, which translates to MNKQEITLAHGSGGRAMQSLIESLFLAAFSNPALNEREDQARIALADLVAQGDRLAISTDSYVIDPIFFPGGDIGKLAVCGTANDVAVSGATPRYLSCGFILEEGLPMVDLERIVHSMAATARQAGIQIVTGDTKVVQRGAADKIFINTTGIGVIPADIQWGTAMIRAGDRIIVSGTLGDHGATILNLREGLGLEAELVSDCALLAPLIAPLHHISGVRALRDATRGGVTAILHEFAAASGCGMEINEADLPLKPAVRGICELLGLDALNFANEGKLVLVVSPEAQDAVLTELQRHPLGRDAAVIGQVTEHKQVRLCGAFGVSRRLDLPLDEPLPRIC; encoded by the coding sequence ATGAATAAACAAGAGATTACCCTGGCACACGGCAGTGGTGGGCGGGCAATGCAGAGCTTGATCGAATCGCTGTTTTTGGCGGCGTTTTCTAACCCGGCACTGAATGAGCGCGAAGATCAGGCGCGTATTGCGCTGGCAGATCTGGTGGCCCAAGGGGATCGGCTGGCAATATCGACCGACAGCTATGTGATTGATCCTATTTTCTTCCCCGGCGGAGACATCGGCAAATTGGCGGTGTGCGGCACGGCGAATGATGTGGCGGTCAGTGGCGCAACGCCGCGTTATCTTTCGTGTGGTTTTATTCTGGAAGAAGGGCTGCCGATGGTTGATTTGGAGCGCATTGTGCACTCAATGGCGGCCACGGCGCGGCAGGCGGGAATTCAGATAGTGACCGGTGATACCAAAGTGGTGCAGCGCGGTGCGGCGGATAAGATCTTCATCAATACCACCGGTATCGGGGTGATCCCGGCGGATATCCAATGGGGAACCGCGATGATCCGTGCGGGTGATCGGATCATTGTCAGCGGCACCTTGGGCGATCACGGCGCGACTATTTTAAATTTACGCGAAGGTTTGGGGCTGGAGGCCGAGTTAGTCAGTGATTGCGCCCTGCTGGCTCCCTTGATTGCCCCCCTGCATCATATTAGCGGTGTGCGGGCGCTACGCGATGCTACTCGCGGCGGCGTAACGGCAATTCTGCACGAATTTGCCGCCGCCAGTGGTTGTGGCATGGAAATCAATGAAGCGGATTTGCCGCTGAAACCGGCGGTACGCGGTATTTGCGAGTTATTGGGGCTGGACGCACTCAACTTTGCCAATGAAGGCAAGCTGGTACTGGTAGTCTCACCTGAGGCGCAAGATGCTGTTTTAACTGAATTACAGCGCCACCCACTGGGCCGCGATGCTGCGGTTATCGGGCAGGTGACCGAGCATAAACAAGTGCGTTTATGCGGCGCATTTGGTGTCTCGCGCCGACTAGATTTGCCGCTAGATGAGCCATTACCCCGCATTTGCTGA
- a CDS encoding TonB-dependent receptor plug domain-containing protein yields MTSHLRHLLPPAAFIALCFPALSQADSDKKAAADTLIVTAKQAESPTGPVNGYIATRSSTATKTDTPLIETPQAISVVSRAEITAHNAQSVAEALRYTSGILQTNGAASQRFDSLNIRGFDISSTGMLRDGLRSTTAQAWPKAEPYGLERIEVLRGPSSVLYGQN; encoded by the coding sequence ATGACGTCCCATTTACGCCATTTACTACCACCAGCGGCATTCATTGCTTTATGCTTCCCGGCCCTGAGCCAGGCTGACAGCGATAAAAAAGCGGCAGCAGATACGCTTATCGTGACCGCCAAACAGGCTGAATCCCCCACTGGGCCGGTCAACGGTTATATTGCGACCCGCAGCAGCACCGCCACCAAAACCGATACCCCGCTGATTGAAACGCCGCAAGCTATCTCAGTGGTCAGCCGGGCTGAGATAACGGCCCATAATGCCCAATCCGTGGCCGAAGCCTTGCGCTATACCTCGGGAATATTGCAAACCAATGGGGCTGCATCGCAGCGTTTTGATAGCCTGAATATCCGTGGTTTTGATATTTCTAGCACCGGTATGTTGCGCGACGGTTTGCGCAGCACCACCGCCCAAGCCTGGCCGAAAGCCGAGCCTTATGGCTTAGAGCGGATTGAAGTGTTGCGCGGCCCGTCATCGGTGCTGTATGGGCAAAATTAA
- a CDS encoding ATP-binding cassette domain-containing protein, with the protein MGAVWAKLNRFHRGDLEKRVLRESERLEPVIAHYLVDIIAGLLLPLVLLSVLFWVDWRLALVALIPLPLAILLQKRIMAGYSDRQRDFNQSVTRTDNAMLEFLNALPVMKAFRRDAESFQQLERALENQLSLVAKVTGRMIIGWTAFVTVSQSSLILVLPAAAFLWLHQQLALPEFALALMLSCGLLRPWLRLSQLHHALAEAFIALEQLIPLFGSPAHHAPSLTIDAAPVLQADDVSLYHANRPVLSPLSATFEAGKSYALVGPSGAGKSSLLNVLSGSIQADTGRVRLGGQCLMDFSENQRATLLIMVTQNNLLLRMSLRQNLLLAARPVTDSLFEQVLALTGLKPIIAQLPHGLDTLIGDAARQFSGGERQRIAIARGLFAQTPILLLDEASSHLDSPSEQRLMQGIRQLFPQQTLIFVTHRLGQAQLADHIMVLEQGQICAQGHHFALMDSCPLYQTLNRHYQSEEQQSEEQP; encoded by the coding sequence ATCGGTGCTGTATGGGCAAAATTAAACCGCTTTCATCGCGGCGATTTAGAAAAGCGGGTGCTGCGCGAGAGTGAGCGACTAGAGCCGGTTATCGCCCATTATTTGGTGGATATCATCGCCGGTTTGTTATTGCCACTGGTGCTGTTGAGTGTGCTGTTTTGGGTAGATTGGCGGCTGGCGCTGGTGGCATTAATCCCGCTGCCGCTGGCGATATTGCTGCAAAAACGCATTATGGCGGGCTATAGCGACCGGCAACGGGATTTTAATCAGAGTGTTACCCGCACCGATAACGCCATGCTGGAGTTCCTCAATGCACTGCCGGTGATGAAAGCATTTCGGCGCGATGCCGAGAGCTTCCAGCAATTGGAGCGCGCACTGGAAAATCAATTATCATTGGTGGCAAAAGTCACTGGGCGGATGATTATCGGCTGGACAGCATTTGTCACCGTCAGCCAATCTTCGCTGATATTGGTGCTGCCCGCTGCGGCTTTCTTGTGGCTCCACCAGCAGTTGGCTTTGCCGGAATTTGCTCTGGCACTGATGCTCAGTTGCGGCTTGCTACGCCCGTGGCTGCGGCTATCTCAGCTGCATCATGCGCTAGCGGAGGCCTTTATTGCCTTGGAACAGCTGATCCCGCTGTTCGGCTCCCCCGCCCATCATGCTCCCTCTCTCACCATTGACGCAGCGCCGGTTTTACAGGCCGATGACGTGAGTTTGTATCATGCCAACCGCCCAGTGTTATCCCCGCTCTCCGCCACCTTTGAAGCGGGAAAAAGTTATGCTTTGGTCGGGCCATCAGGGGCCGGTAAATCAAGTTTACTGAATGTCCTGAGCGGCAGTATTCAGGCGGATACAGGCCGGGTGCGACTGGGCGGGCAGTGTTTGATGGATTTCAGTGAAAACCAGCGGGCAACCCTACTCATAATGGTGACGCAAAATAACCTGTTATTGCGCATGAGTTTGCGGCAAAACCTGTTGTTGGCCGCGCGGCCGGTTACCGATTCGTTATTCGAGCAAGTGCTGGCACTGACCGGGCTGAAGCCGATTATCGCGCAGTTACCCCACGGGCTGGACACCTTAATTGGTGATGCAGCGCGCCAATTCAGCGGCGGTGAACGCCAGCGGATTGCCATCGCCCGTGGATTATTTGCCCAGACCCCGATTCTACTGCTGGATGAAGCCAGTTCACACCTCGATTCCCCGTCCGAACAGCGCTTGATGCAAGGGATCCGCCAACTTTTTCCCCAGCAAACGCTAATTTTTGTCACTCACCGTCTGGGGCAAGCACAGCTTGCTGACCACATTATGGTGCTGGAACAGGGGCAAATCTGCGCTCAAGGTCATCACTTCGCATTGATGGACAGTTGCCCTCTGTATCAAACCTTAAATCGGCACTATCAGTCAGAAGAGCAACAGTCAGAGGAACAGCCATGA